The following are from one region of the Stanieria cyanosphaera PCC 7437 genome:
- a CDS encoding DNA primase family protein, which translates to MNQNFNLSNGSTCSPNYGYNHHNSQVNSKKDIGSLTPYQTELDHKFLLTTPQEVSGFLAGKHRVEYAYHNEQKVWRFWNGKYWEKIDDLAFKQLILAEIDALGVEYKNNRFIEETIELLKTKLLKAEWQTSNPKQYINFNNGVLDLKRGKLSLHQPGYGFTSCLEHHYSDWKIDSKNLIECTQKYAPNFYRFVLTVQQNKVEQVELFLAVINSILTYKLSEFQKFIYLIGQPGSGKGTLMRLLEKIVGKTNHESTTLKGLTNKYELAKIIDKQLVLCPDEDKQFGDYGNLKAMTGGDSISYEQKYKDPASAKFDGSLVIGSNSDVFSGDTQGIIRRICLIAFLSSIPTHQRNNQIETLLEKEIDMIINLALSMSDGRVAELINNAGKGSNSEAENYLWQQKCQRDSVAAWIDECISYDPNAEAYVGNNNSATDRLYPNYLRYCQTNNLHPVSVTKFSTEIDKLCSELDWNIERKRDSQGQKIRGLKIKTQLEQNAYLGLQDVDWSVGLKPLPNQDSVDYVDLSNKKGLVEKQNCSSLEKSLPQNYTQSTQPIQGETCKSTPDSTPSLHHVFTSSVRDEINTSELQENTDVVTSIESTRQVDSDSFKVGDKVRIIHSSLPEWRKRWIEPDEIAKIGGLDFMESVERVMYSVVLPSGSQHLLEAHQLEKVDG; encoded by the coding sequence ATATTGGTTCTCTTACTCCTTATCAGACAGAATTAGACCACAAATTTCTCCTCACTACTCCTCAAGAAGTTTCAGGCTTTTTAGCAGGAAAACATCGAGTTGAATATGCTTATCATAATGAGCAAAAAGTCTGGCGATTCTGGAATGGTAAATACTGGGAAAAAATAGATGATTTAGCCTTTAAGCAGCTTATCTTAGCTGAAATAGATGCTTTAGGAGTTGAATATAAAAATAATCGTTTTATAGAGGAAACAATAGAACTGCTAAAAACCAAACTTTTAAAAGCAGAATGGCAAACATCTAATCCTAAACAATATATTAATTTTAATAATGGTGTTTTAGACCTAAAAAGAGGAAAACTATCTTTACATCAACCTGGATATGGCTTTACTAGTTGTTTAGAACATCACTATAGTGACTGGAAGATTGACTCAAAAAACTTAATTGAATGCACCCAAAAATACGCTCCAAACTTTTATCGGTTTGTGCTAACAGTTCAACAAAATAAGGTTGAACAAGTCGAATTATTTTTAGCTGTAATTAATTCCATCCTTACCTATAAACTTAGTGAATTTCAAAAGTTTATTTATTTAATAGGACAACCTGGTTCTGGGAAAGGAACATTGATGAGATTATTGGAAAAAATTGTAGGCAAAACCAATCATGAATCTACTACTTTGAAAGGATTAACTAACAAATATGAACTTGCCAAAATTATTGATAAACAATTAGTTCTTTGTCCAGATGAAGATAAGCAATTTGGGGATTATGGCAACTTAAAAGCAATGACTGGTGGAGATAGTATTTCCTATGAACAAAAGTATAAAGACCCTGCTAGTGCTAAATTTGATGGTTCTTTAGTTATTGGTAGTAATAGTGATGTTTTTAGTGGTGATACTCAAGGAATTATTAGAAGAATCTGTTTAATAGCTTTCCTTAGTTCAATTCCTACTCATCAAAGAAATAACCAAATTGAAACTTTGCTTGAAAAAGAAATAGACATGATTATTAATTTAGCTCTTTCCATGAGTGATGGAAGGGTAGCTGAGTTAATTAACAATGCTGGTAAAGGTAGTAACTCTGAAGCAGAGAATTATCTCTGGCAGCAGAAATGTCAGAGGGATTCTGTTGCTGCTTGGATTGATGAATGTATCAGTTATGATCCGAATGCTGAAGCTTATGTTGGCAACAACAATAGTGCTACAGATCGGCTGTATCCTAACTATCTTCGTTATTGTCAAACAAATAACTTGCATCCTGTGTCTGTAACTAAATTTTCTACTGAGATAGACAAACTTTGTAGCGAACTAGATTGGAATATTGAACGAAAAAGAGATAGTCAAGGACAGAAAATACGAGGTCTTAAAATTAAAACTCAGTTAGAGCAAAATGCATACTTAGGTCTACAGGATGTAGACTGGAGTGTAGGGTTGAAACCCTTACCAAATCAGGATAGTGTAGACTATGTAGACTTATCAAATAAAAAAGGTTTAGTAGAAAAACAAAATTGCTCCTCATTAGAAAAAAGTTTACCTCAAAACTATACACAGTCTACACAACCTATACAGGGAGAGACTTGTAAGTCTACACCTGATTCTACACCCAGTCTACATCACGTGTTCACTTCTTCTGTTAGGGATGAAATAAATACTTCTGAGTTACAAGAGAATACTGATGTAGTTACATCGATAGAATCAACTCGTCAAGTTGACTCCGATAGTTTCAAAGTGGGAGATAAGGTAAGGATTATACACTCATCTTTACCAGAGTGGAGAAAGAGATGGATTGAACCTGATGAAATAGCAAAGATAGGCGGTCTAGATTTTATGGAGAGCGTTGAACGAGTAATGTACTCAGTAGTACTACCTTCGGGTTCACAACACCTTCTTGAAGCTCATCAATTAGAGAAGGTGGATGGTTGA